In Paenarthrobacter sp. GOM3, a single window of DNA contains:
- a CDS encoding class I SAM-dependent methyltransferase: protein MFSALRKYLLIPRLIRLSSGAPKDPLTAWDRYWGDVRSTGATGDVLWDSGSDHELNGYLPKVTQLDPNLPVVDVGCGNGSFTRLLAQHFPLAVGLDYSANAVDRARQESTDITTASFAVCDMTAPDAAATVAAALAEAGWTGDANVFIRGVLHVLDSDGRAALAANLLPVVGTRGGVFLAETNFPGTPVDYVSHLGATRKSIPGPLEWAIRGLPMPGRFGAKQRAKAFPTADWNLVEEGSASIETRPLSNPSAPDVIPGYFALLRARQR from the coding sequence ATGTTCTCCGCCCTCAGGAAGTACCTGCTGATTCCACGCCTCATCAGGCTCTCCTCCGGCGCACCCAAGGACCCGCTGACGGCGTGGGACCGGTACTGGGGCGACGTCCGCTCGACAGGTGCCACTGGTGATGTCCTGTGGGACTCGGGCAGCGACCACGAACTCAACGGCTACCTGCCCAAGGTGACGCAACTGGACCCGAACCTTCCCGTGGTGGACGTTGGCTGCGGCAACGGCAGCTTCACCCGCCTTCTCGCACAGCACTTCCCCCTCGCTGTGGGACTCGATTACTCGGCGAATGCAGTTGACCGCGCCCGTCAGGAATCAACGGACATCACGACGGCGTCATTCGCGGTCTGCGACATGACCGCACCGGACGCTGCGGCTACTGTGGCGGCGGCCCTGGCCGAGGCAGGCTGGACAGGCGACGCAAACGTGTTCATCCGCGGTGTCCTCCACGTACTGGACAGCGACGGCCGTGCCGCCCTGGCAGCGAACCTGCTGCCCGTCGTCGGGACCCGCGGCGGGGTTTTCCTGGCTGAAACGAATTTTCCAGGCACTCCCGTGGACTACGTGAGCCACCTCGGAGCTACCCGGAAATCCATCCCCGGACCGCTCGAGTGGGCGATTCGTGGGCTGCCGATGCCTGGCCGCTTCGGTGCCAAGCAACGCGCCAAGGCATTCCCGACGGCGGACTGGAACCTGGTGGAGGAAGGCTCAGCGAGCATCGAGACGCGCCCGCTCAGCAACCCTTCCGCCCCGGACGTGATCCCGGGGTACTTCGCGCTGCTGCGGGCCCGCCAACGATGA
- a CDS encoding lipopolysaccharide biosynthesis protein, with the protein MRARPRAERRESAPADDVKIAENSGFLAVSAGVVGVVSYACTLLMANMLVTADYTMFAAAAMILGVVGIVANALVPLPLSHVVAVHPEGSRERQNGVAFSVFVSFLAGMLAAVITGAVTLALATPALAAAVALAALAIFIVNAPAGWLQGELRFTWYAASTIGEVVLRLLFSLLVIVMAWGAGGAVLGFVVACLAPLVVPRSFYRDLRWRPRVLLDKWRWAETSDIASVLCVVSVLVGVDVVVVGFLDNGSAAAAGFQALATIAKGPVYVAAGTALVAFPLLRTPGIKTGEVLRASFASFGQLVVVAFAIIATAPPTMAGVIVPPKYHGSLQLLPWLAASGLGYAVLMVLSTILLAMRAYRRCQLGLACSCVLVVGGLWAGWQWDAVTGLAVGSAAGAVLSGVVLVVLARPVLMEARPGKGAGQFMLLGLVLIVLLAAASYLQPLLWLGLAGISGVAVLAHQRNLLPHRNDFRIARRRPAGDHARSAGRRSTVKTRSTGAARALAGNLTAFVVVVAAACAVRELIPEPGLPGTGTGTGTGTGTATVAAILSGGAMDAALQLRLLNPVLGAVAVGLCFLVVRRLATRAAAWLAAALVAFEPLILRIGHQEFLETSGMVAALAALLLLTGPGPDTGTGTDPTASDVSAGWPSFVRPAAAGVLLGYSIICQDLSFLWAVAPVIVATVWKWTLPWRQAVVAAGFALVLYADYFLVVAAHGYATGLPAEGGPRTTATMTGYGCAGLMLLVLCSLAGVFLCFSHHSGRRLVGLGVLAVGVAGACSAVQGTLTEQTAYAAAVAGAICGAVMVVELCERFPKARIGVSSGDDRTERS; encoded by the coding sequence GTGCGCGCGAGGCCAAGGGCCGAACGCCGGGAGAGTGCGCCGGCTGACGACGTAAAAATCGCCGAGAACAGCGGCTTCCTGGCCGTCTCTGCGGGGGTTGTGGGTGTGGTGAGCTATGCCTGCACACTTCTCATGGCCAACATGCTGGTGACTGCCGACTACACAATGTTCGCCGCGGCGGCCATGATCCTTGGTGTGGTGGGAATCGTTGCCAACGCTCTGGTTCCGCTGCCCTTGTCGCACGTGGTCGCCGTCCACCCGGAAGGTTCCCGGGAACGGCAGAACGGAGTGGCGTTCTCGGTCTTCGTTTCGTTCCTGGCAGGCATGCTGGCCGCGGTCATCACCGGGGCCGTCACCCTGGCGTTGGCGACACCTGCCCTGGCAGCCGCAGTGGCCCTGGCGGCCTTGGCCATCTTCATTGTTAATGCGCCCGCCGGATGGTTGCAGGGCGAGCTTCGCTTCACCTGGTACGCAGCGTCCACCATCGGCGAGGTCGTCCTCAGATTGCTTTTCAGCTTGCTGGTGATCGTGATGGCCTGGGGTGCCGGGGGAGCGGTCCTGGGCTTCGTTGTGGCGTGCCTTGCGCCGTTGGTTGTGCCACGGTCCTTCTACCGGGACCTCCGTTGGCGGCCCCGGGTCCTGCTGGACAAGTGGCGATGGGCCGAAACCAGCGATATCGCGTCCGTACTGTGCGTCGTTTCCGTTCTGGTGGGCGTCGACGTCGTAGTGGTTGGCTTCCTGGATAACGGGTCCGCCGCGGCAGCAGGATTCCAGGCACTGGCCACCATCGCCAAGGGACCCGTCTACGTGGCGGCCGGAACGGCTTTAGTGGCATTTCCCCTGCTGCGTACCCCCGGGATCAAGACTGGAGAGGTATTGCGTGCGTCGTTTGCCTCCTTTGGGCAACTCGTGGTTGTCGCTTTCGCCATCATCGCCACCGCACCACCCACCATGGCGGGCGTAATAGTTCCACCGAAATATCACGGTTCCCTTCAGCTCCTGCCGTGGTTGGCAGCCTCGGGTCTTGGCTATGCAGTCCTGATGGTCTTGTCCACGATCCTCCTGGCCATGCGTGCTTACCGGCGTTGCCAGCTTGGCCTGGCTTGTTCGTGCGTCCTGGTGGTGGGTGGACTGTGGGCCGGATGGCAGTGGGATGCCGTCACTGGCCTGGCGGTGGGTTCAGCGGCCGGGGCGGTCCTGTCAGGAGTGGTCCTGGTGGTCTTGGCTCGGCCCGTGTTAATGGAAGCCCGTCCGGGAAAGGGTGCCGGGCAGTTCATGCTCCTGGGCTTAGTCCTGATCGTGCTTTTGGCAGCTGCTTCCTATTTGCAGCCCCTGCTGTGGCTCGGCCTGGCGGGCATCAGCGGTGTCGCGGTCCTCGCCCACCAACGAAACCTGTTGCCACACAGGAACGACTTCAGGATTGCCCGACGTCGTCCGGCCGGCGATCACGCCCGTTCCGCAGGCCGCCGCTCCACAGTGAAAACGCGGTCCACGGGGGCCGCCCGGGCGCTCGCAGGCAACTTGACCGCATTTGTCGTGGTGGTTGCCGCAGCATGCGCTGTCCGTGAGTTGATCCCTGAGCCTGGCCTGCCCGGGACCGGGACCGGAACAGGAACAGGGACCGGAACCGCAACCGTGGCCGCAATCCTGTCCGGCGGGGCCATGGACGCGGCACTCCAATTGCGCTTACTCAACCCGGTGTTGGGCGCCGTGGCCGTGGGTCTGTGTTTCCTGGTGGTCCGAAGACTGGCGACACGTGCTGCTGCGTGGCTGGCTGCCGCGTTGGTGGCCTTCGAACCCCTGATCTTGCGCATCGGCCATCAAGAGTTCCTTGAGACGTCAGGGATGGTGGCGGCCCTCGCGGCACTGTTGCTCCTCACAGGCCCCGGTCCAGATACAGGTACAGGTACAGATCCCACTGCCAGTGACGTCTCCGCGGGGTGGCCGTCTTTCGTGAGGCCAGCGGCAGCAGGGGTTCTGTTGGGCTACTCCATCATCTGCCAAGACTTGTCCTTCTTATGGGCCGTGGCCCCCGTGATCGTAGCGACGGTGTGGAAGTGGACGCTTCCGTGGCGCCAGGCGGTTGTGGCGGCAGGCTTTGCCTTGGTGCTGTACGCGGACTACTTCCTGGTGGTGGCAGCCCACGGCTACGCCACAGGTTTGCCGGCCGAAGGAGGGCCCCGGACCACGGCCACGATGACCGGGTACGGCTGTGCGGGCCTGATGTTGCTGGTCCTCTGCTCCTTGGCTGGCGTGTTTTTGTGCTTCAGCCACCACTCGGGGCGACGCCTCGTCGGACTGGGAGTTCTGGCCGTAGGGGTAGCGGGCGCCTGTTCCGCAGTGCAGGGAACGTTGACTGAACAGACCGCTTATGCGGCCGCTGTAGCTGGTGCCATCTGCGGGGCCGTGATGGTGGTGGAACTTTGTGAGAGGTTCCCCAAAGCCCGCATAGGGGTTTCTTCCGGGGATGACAGGACAGAAAGGTCATGA
- a CDS encoding DUF7793 family protein produces the protein MDQHATPQDHQQVSFELELEEQGILRLTWPRGARIQESDAQRAMDRVNELCGEDRHPMIVDMATTDDVTRGARSVFAKPCQANRIALWGASPVDRVIANFFLGIMKPPCPTKFFTSETEALEWLVEA, from the coding sequence GTGGATCAGCACGCTACACCGCAAGACCACCAGCAGGTGTCGTTCGAACTTGAACTCGAAGAGCAGGGAATCCTGCGCCTGACGTGGCCGCGCGGCGCCAGGATCCAGGAATCGGATGCCCAACGGGCCATGGACAGGGTCAATGAACTGTGCGGCGAAGACCGGCACCCCATGATTGTTGACATGGCGACCACGGACGACGTCACCCGTGGCGCCAGATCGGTGTTCGCCAAGCCCTGCCAAGCCAATCGCATCGCCCTGTGGGGTGCGTCTCCGGTGGACAGGGTGATTGCCAATTTCTTCCTTGGCATTATGAAGCCTCCATGCCCCACCAAGTTCTTCACTTCCGAAACAGAAGCCCTGGAGTGGCTGGTGGAGGCATAA
- a CDS encoding glycosyltransferase translates to MDLEVVIPAYNEAARIPGTLRQTVDFLATQPWSSRIVVVDNGSVDETAAVVRRISREKGGVVPISVVGCSRRGKGAAVRRGLLSGTSRFTGFFDADLATPLETLTETMSHLSNGAAAVIASRHAPGSTFVRPQHIGRRVGGTAFRVLTRSKVKGIQDTQCGFKFFERDALTAAMVQCRSTGFAFDVELLLRLQDNNASIIELPVAWTDGAESTFRPFQDGVASFASVLQLQKATP, encoded by the coding sequence GTGGATCTCGAGGTGGTTATCCCGGCCTACAACGAGGCAGCGAGGATTCCAGGCACCCTCCGGCAGACAGTCGATTTCCTGGCGACCCAGCCCTGGTCGTCACGCATCGTGGTGGTGGACAACGGCAGTGTTGACGAGACCGCGGCGGTTGTCCGCAGGATCTCCCGCGAGAAAGGGGGCGTGGTTCCCATCTCTGTCGTCGGTTGCTCCCGGCGCGGGAAGGGAGCGGCAGTCCGCCGGGGTCTCCTCAGCGGAACGTCCAGGTTCACCGGCTTCTTCGACGCCGATCTGGCCACTCCCTTGGAAACGCTCACCGAAACCATGTCCCACCTGTCCAACGGTGCGGCCGCTGTCATCGCGTCCCGCCATGCCCCCGGCTCCACCTTCGTCCGTCCCCAACACATTGGGCGTCGGGTGGGCGGAACGGCGTTCCGGGTCCTGACCCGGTCCAAGGTCAAGGGCATCCAGGACACCCAGTGCGGCTTCAAGTTCTTTGAACGCGATGCACTGACAGCTGCCATGGTGCAATGCCGCAGCACCGGGTTCGCCTTTGACGTTGAGCTCCTACTTCGGCTCCAGGACAACAACGCCAGCATCATCGAACTGCCCGTGGCGTGGACCGATGGCGCGGAATCAACCTTCCGCCCTTTCCAGGACGGAGTTGCCAGCTTCGCCTCGGTGCTTCAACTCCAGAAAGCAACACCATGA
- a CDS encoding S9 family peptidase gives MSHSSSVPSAAPETTAPESPVGPPVAKRVPTHREHHGDVFVDNYEWLRDKESAEVVEHLKAENAYQEAVTAHQEPLREAMFQEIKGRTQETDLSVPNRKDGWWYYSRSVEGKEYSIQCRIQAKNSGDPVADWTPPSVEAGVELPGEEILLDGNVEAEGKPFFSVGGAAVTVDGNLYAYAVDNAGDERFTLRIKDLRTGELLPDVIENIFYGVAFSPDGTRLFYTVVDDAWRPYQVKAHVLGTPVAEDEVLYQEDDVAMWLGFDLASDRRHLVLSIGCSEFSETRLLRFDDYEAGLSTVISRDEHILYEAEPFLLDGRETLLLTHNKDAINSMVSLVDPAELDKPLEQQDWRTVVGHSDQVRVNGAGVTSTHLVLSIRKDTIERVQVLPLAGLGTASQGMAVEPAFDEELYTAGVSGSDYEAPVIRMGYTSYFTPSRVYDFVLPTAELPAGQLLLRKESPVLGGYSSTDYVATREWATADDGTRVPLSVLRHASVQQDGTAAGLVYGYGSYEMSMDPGFGVARLSLLDRGIVMVIAHIRGGGELGRHWYEDGKKLSKKNTFTDFIAATDWLAGSGWVDPSRVAAMGGSAGGLLMGAVANMAPEKYAAVVAQVPFVDALTTILDPELPLSALEWEEWGNPITDPEAYAYMKSYTPYENVGAVAYPKIAAVTSFNDTRVLYVEPAKWVQALRSVSTGSEPIVMKIEMDGGHGGASGRYVQWRERAWDYAFVADSVGATELLPGAGPK, from the coding sequence ATGAGCCACTCATCTTCCGTTCCTTCGGCCGCCCCGGAAACTACTGCCCCGGAATCACCTGTTGGGCCACCTGTCGCCAAGCGGGTGCCCACGCACCGCGAACACCACGGCGATGTTTTTGTGGACAACTATGAGTGGCTGAGGGATAAGGAATCCGCGGAGGTGGTGGAACACCTCAAGGCCGAGAATGCCTACCAGGAAGCTGTCACCGCGCACCAGGAGCCATTGCGCGAAGCCATGTTCCAGGAGATCAAGGGCCGCACGCAGGAGACCGACCTGTCCGTGCCCAACCGGAAGGACGGCTGGTGGTACTACAGCCGCTCGGTGGAGGGCAAGGAATACAGCATCCAGTGCCGTATCCAGGCAAAAAACTCAGGCGACCCCGTGGCAGACTGGACTCCCCCTTCGGTGGAGGCAGGCGTCGAGCTCCCGGGCGAGGAAATCCTCCTCGACGGCAACGTCGAAGCTGAGGGAAAGCCGTTCTTCAGCGTTGGTGGCGCTGCGGTCACCGTGGACGGAAACCTCTACGCGTATGCAGTGGACAACGCCGGCGATGAACGCTTTACCCTCCGGATCAAGGATCTCCGCACCGGTGAGCTCCTCCCGGACGTCATCGAGAACATCTTCTACGGGGTGGCTTTCTCCCCCGATGGCACCCGCCTCTTCTACACAGTGGTGGATGACGCCTGGCGTCCGTACCAAGTGAAAGCCCATGTCCTGGGCACTCCGGTCGCCGAGGATGAGGTCCTGTACCAGGAGGACGACGTCGCCATGTGGCTGGGTTTCGACCTCGCCTCCGACCGGCGTCACCTGGTGCTCAGCATCGGCTGCTCCGAGTTCAGCGAGACGCGGCTGCTCCGCTTCGATGACTACGAGGCCGGCCTCAGCACCGTTATTTCCCGCGACGAACATATTCTTTACGAGGCCGAGCCGTTCTTGCTCGATGGCCGCGAGACCCTCCTCCTGACCCACAACAAGGACGCCATCAACTCCATGGTGAGCCTGGTGGACCCCGCCGAACTCGACAAGCCGCTGGAACAGCAGGACTGGCGGACCGTCGTCGGGCATTCCGACCAGGTGCGGGTCAACGGCGCTGGCGTAACGTCCACGCACCTCGTGCTGTCCATTCGCAAGGACACCATCGAACGGGTGCAGGTGCTGCCGCTTGCCGGGCTTGGTACTGCGTCGCAAGGCATGGCGGTGGAGCCAGCATTCGATGAGGAGCTGTACACAGCGGGTGTTTCCGGCTCGGACTACGAAGCTCCCGTGATTCGCATGGGCTACACCTCCTACTTCACGCCGTCGCGCGTGTACGACTTCGTCTTGCCCACCGCCGAGTTGCCCGCGGGCCAGTTGCTGCTCCGCAAGGAAAGCCCGGTCCTTGGTGGCTATAGCTCCACCGACTACGTCGCCACCCGCGAATGGGCAACGGCCGACGACGGCACCCGGGTCCCGCTCTCGGTGTTGCGTCACGCTTCGGTTCAGCAGGACGGCACTGCGGCCGGCCTGGTATACGGCTACGGATCCTATGAGATGAGCATGGATCCGGGCTTCGGCGTGGCCCGCTTGTCGCTGTTGGATCGCGGGATCGTCATGGTGATCGCCCACATCCGCGGCGGTGGCGAGCTGGGACGCCACTGGTACGAGGATGGCAAGAAGCTCAGCAAGAAGAACACCTTTACCGACTTCATCGCCGCGACTGACTGGCTCGCCGGATCAGGCTGGGTTGACCCGTCACGCGTAGCAGCCATGGGCGGCTCGGCCGGCGGCCTTCTCATGGGCGCCGTGGCGAATATGGCCCCCGAAAAGTATGCCGCGGTGGTGGCACAGGTGCCCTTCGTGGACGCCCTGACCACCATCCTTGACCCGGAGCTTCCGCTGTCCGCCTTGGAGTGGGAGGAATGGGGCAACCCCATCACGGACCCCGAGGCCTACGCCTACATGAAGTCCTACACTCCCTACGAGAATGTGGGGGCTGTGGCCTACCCCAAGATCGCTGCGGTGACCTCCTTCAACGACACCCGGGTGCTCTATGTCGAACCGGCAAAATGGGTGCAGGCGCTGCGTTCCGTTTCCACCGGGTCCGAGCCAATCGTCATGAAGATCGAGATGGATGGCGGCCACGGCGGTGCGTCCGGCCGGTACGTGCAATGGCGCGAACGGGCATGGGATTACGCGTTCGTCGCGGATTCCGTGGGTGCTACCGAGCTTCTCCCCGGAGCCGGCCCCAAGTAG
- a CDS encoding glycosyltransferase family 4 protein: MTFALPDLNSPSRLAGKHLLVLNWRDIKHSQAGGAEQYMHEISKRWVQHGVQVTWFTGRDAGQSAEDLIDGIRIVRGGGALSIYAHSALRLLRTNGQFDAVVDCQNGIPFFSPLFLRRDIPIIQLIHHVHQEQFRTKFSPPMAAVGRFLESSGAKSVYGQRSIVAVSASTRLELRKLGFSGPVHVVPNGTTDSPRPVAARALRPTLAVVSRLVPHKRLDLLLGQFAVAARSIPKLRMDIVGDGPERARLQQLAMDLGLDHAVTFHGYQPNEVRDELLSRAWLTGSTSASEGWGCSVIEAAAWGVPCLALRVPGIRDSVVDGRTGWLVDTPKEFGKAMVEALSVMGEPDAARDVSVECQEWASCFTWDRSTRLLTGVLLEEEKIRREGRDPRSLHSDLSTLVRFELPEGADLRAILRPTDEVALTDDGHVSVMMKGRDEFEAFAALKQIGVETAELRPAGPNTLLAGPGSAFAPADAVDGQ; encoded by the coding sequence ATGACCTTTGCTCTACCCGACCTGAACTCTCCATCCCGGCTTGCGGGGAAGCACTTGCTTGTCCTCAACTGGCGCGACATCAAGCACTCACAGGCTGGTGGCGCGGAGCAGTACATGCATGAAATCTCCAAGAGATGGGTGCAACACGGAGTCCAGGTCACTTGGTTCACGGGACGCGACGCCGGTCAGTCCGCTGAGGACCTCATCGACGGCATCCGCATAGTGCGCGGGGGCGGAGCCTTATCCATCTACGCCCATTCGGCGTTGCGGCTCCTACGGACCAACGGTCAGTTTGATGCCGTGGTGGACTGCCAGAACGGCATTCCGTTCTTCTCTCCCTTGTTCCTGCGGCGGGACATCCCGATCATCCAATTGATCCACCATGTCCATCAGGAACAGTTCCGTACCAAGTTCTCACCTCCCATGGCGGCGGTGGGCCGGTTCCTGGAGAGTTCAGGCGCCAAATCCGTGTACGGGCAGCGCTCAATAGTGGCGGTGTCAGCCTCCACCCGGCTGGAACTGCGCAAGCTCGGTTTCTCCGGACCCGTCCATGTGGTTCCCAACGGAACCACGGACAGTCCGCGGCCGGTTGCCGCCCGCGCACTCAGGCCTACCCTCGCCGTCGTCAGCCGCCTGGTACCGCACAAACGGCTGGACCTGCTGTTGGGACAATTCGCCGTGGCCGCACGGAGTATCCCCAAACTGCGGATGGACATCGTCGGGGACGGTCCGGAACGGGCACGCCTGCAGCAGTTGGCCATGGACCTGGGCCTGGATCATGCTGTGACGTTCCACGGATACCAGCCCAATGAGGTCCGCGACGAGTTGCTGAGCAGGGCCTGGCTGACAGGCTCCACCTCGGCCTCGGAAGGTTGGGGATGCTCAGTCATCGAGGCCGCCGCGTGGGGCGTGCCATGCCTTGCCTTGCGGGTGCCGGGCATTCGGGACTCCGTGGTTGATGGCAGGACAGGCTGGTTGGTGGATACCCCCAAGGAGTTTGGGAAAGCCATGGTCGAGGCTTTGTCGGTCATGGGTGAGCCGGACGCCGCCAGGGACGTTTCAGTGGAATGCCAGGAATGGGCGAGCTGCTTTACCTGGGATCGCAGCACCAGGCTGCTCACGGGCGTCCTGTTGGAAGAGGAGAAGATACGCCGCGAGGGCCGGGACCCGCGCTCCCTGCACTCCGACCTTTCCACGCTGGTGCGCTTCGAACTGCCCGAGGGAGCGGACCTCAGGGCTATCCTGCGGCCAACGGACGAAGTCGCCCTGACAGACGACGGGCATGTTTCGGTCATGATGAAAGGCCGTGACGAGTTCGAGGCTTTCGCTGCCCTGAAACAGATTGGCGTGGAGACCGCTGAACTCCGTCCGGCAGGACCCAACACTTTGCTTGCCGGTCCCGGGAGTGCGTTTGCTCCCGCAGATGCCGTCGATGGCCAGTAG